A stretch of Candidatus Sphingomonas phytovorans DNA encodes these proteins:
- a CDS encoding GLUG motif-containing protein, whose translation MQRHSLVRSAGRSRALATSILVRAAICACVNGVGATGAQAQTALPAGGVVASGTATIATAPDSVTITQTTARAIVNWNSFNVASGNSVVFHQPDAGSATLNRVTGTMGSEISGQVRANGSVYLVNPNGIAITSTGNVSTGGGFVASTLAISDADFEAGRLNFTGSGASARVANGGTIDAGQGSYVALLGGSVGNSGTISVAYGRVGLASGESITLDLNGDGFMQVAVPTTAVGSTALIDMAGTINASGGIVELRAATVRDAVRNVINLTGDINADSAIGNGGTIILHGGDGGSVNFAGTLSARATGTTGDGGFIETSGANIFFTGLRVDTSAAGGMTGTWLIDPVDLTVDAGAAATISANLASNNVTLETTGSSAAGAGNQTPGAGDITIDSAVTWTSTNSFTLRAYNNININAAITGTNGGLALSAGNASPRMGLINATGAVDVGLFNLLNGGWSQNSAALPFFHATDFRFSFANASFRRVTGGDGTTNTPFTIEDVYGLQGIASANQLARQFVLTADIDASGTALWNNGAGFDPIALSAPVYFTGAFDGRSHVISGLTINRPTSDYVGLFSGIDSSATISNLTLTGLNIAGRSLTAGLTGYMGSTNNRITNVHVAGTVAGVGSTAGNIGGLVGQQLRGTTSNSSSAVNVSGVARVGSLIGTVTGTVTNSWASGTARATGSGGGAFVGGLIGELTGGTVSNSYATGTATLASTGNNGSAGGLVGNVASNSLVNNSYATGRVSSNSINGNVGAGGLVGTLNASRIQNAYATGAVAGGQNVGGLVGNVIGASSSINGAYAAGEVSTSMVGYQVGGVVARLVAGSVANAYWDNYSTRQNNAFTTATGTASNVSAITSDPNQSGAANYAYKAGAYANLAAAAGIGTATPTGFVFLAGNSTRPFLAFEVPTSFTTTTDAGGRLLISNSHQLQLIGYDQARLSGSYSLAGTIDLAETGAVVAGTPGSYSGMWSSAGFVPIGTDGLGNVWNGTGHALLASIASGTYGFTGTLDGNGFTLSNLRINRSSIKNVGLFGLSSGTLSNLNVSGSVSGLNGVGGLVGMLYNGGSVSGSNSAVNVTGNNLVGGLVGNQNDGSSITRSSASGTVSGVNNVGGLVGYASGATITRSFATGTVAGTNYVGGLIGYQYNSTTANSYTTGQVGASTNTAGGLIGYLYGGSLTNSYSTGLVIGPRGAGGLIGQGTNGATVTSSYWSILTSGQATSAGGTGLTTTQMQSPLSYAGWDFVTIWNAPVASAPPALRP comes from the coding sequence ATGCAGCGTCATTCCTTGGTCCGCTCGGCTGGACGTAGCCGCGCGCTCGCGACAAGCATTCTGGTGCGTGCGGCCATCTGCGCGTGCGTAAACGGCGTGGGCGCAACGGGTGCGCAGGCACAGACGGCGCTGCCCGCGGGCGGGGTCGTGGCGTCGGGCACCGCGACGATCGCGACCGCCCCCGACAGCGTCACGATAACGCAAACGACGGCGCGCGCGATCGTCAACTGGAACAGTTTCAACGTCGCGTCAGGCAACAGCGTGGTGTTCCACCAGCCCGATGCGGGCAGCGCGACCCTGAACCGAGTGACAGGTACGATGGGATCGGAAATCTCCGGGCAGGTTCGCGCCAACGGTTCGGTCTATCTCGTCAATCCTAACGGCATCGCAATCACCTCGACCGGCAACGTCAGTACCGGTGGTGGCTTCGTCGCCTCGACGCTGGCGATCAGCGATGCCGACTTCGAGGCCGGGCGCCTGAACTTCACTGGATCCGGCGCATCGGCCCGCGTGGCGAACGGCGGAACGATCGATGCGGGGCAGGGAAGCTATGTCGCGCTGCTTGGCGGATCGGTCGGCAATAGCGGAACGATCAGCGTGGCCTATGGCCGTGTCGGCCTTGCCTCCGGCGAAAGCATCACGCTCGATCTCAACGGCGACGGCTTCATGCAGGTCGCGGTGCCGACCACCGCCGTCGGCAGCACCGCCTTGATCGACATGGCGGGCACGATCAACGCCAGCGGCGGCATTGTCGAGCTCAGGGCGGCGACGGTGCGCGATGCGGTTCGCAACGTGATCAACCTGACCGGGGACATCAATGCCGATAGCGCGATCGGCAACGGGGGCACGATCATCCTGCATGGCGGCGACGGTGGATCAGTCAATTTCGCCGGCACACTTTCGGCGCGCGCCACCGGGACGACGGGTGATGGCGGCTTCATCGAGACGTCGGGCGCGAACATTTTCTTCACCGGCCTGCGCGTCGATACCTCGGCGGCCGGCGGCATGACCGGCACCTGGCTGATCGACCCGGTCGACCTGACCGTCGATGCGGGCGCCGCCGCGACGATCAGCGCCAATCTCGCCAGCAACAACGTCACGCTCGAAACCACTGGCAGCAGCGCGGCCGGCGCGGGCAATCAGACACCCGGCGCGGGCGACATCACGATCGACAGCGCCGTCACCTGGACCAGCACCAACAGCTTCACGCTACGCGCCTATAACAATATCAACATCAACGCCGCGATCACCGGCACCAATGGCGGGCTGGCGCTCAGTGCCGGCAACGCCTCTCCCCGCATGGGCCTGATCAACGCGACCGGCGCGGTCGATGTCGGGCTGTTCAATCTCCTCAATGGCGGCTGGTCGCAGAACAGCGCGGCGCTGCCATTCTTCCACGCGACCGATTTCCGCTTCAGCTTCGCCAATGCCAGTTTCCGGCGCGTGACCGGCGGTGATGGCACCACGAACACGCCATTCACCATCGAGGACGTCTATGGCCTGCAGGGGATCGCCTCGGCGAACCAGCTCGCGCGCCAGTTCGTGCTGACCGCCGACATCGACGCCAGCGGCACGGCGCTGTGGAACAATGGCGCCGGTTTCGATCCCATTGCGCTTTCCGCACCGGTCTATTTTACCGGCGCCTTTGACGGCAGGTCCCACGTCATCTCGGGCCTGACGATCAACCGCCCGACGAGCGATTATGTCGGTCTGTTCAGCGGCATCGACAGTTCGGCCACGATCAGCAATCTTACCCTGACCGGCCTGAATATCGCCGGTCGGAGCCTGACTGCCGGCCTGACGGGCTATATGGGGTCGACCAACAACCGGATCACCAACGTGCACGTCGCCGGCACCGTTGCCGGCGTGGGCAGCACCGCCGGCAATATCGGTGGCCTCGTGGGCCAGCAGCTCCGCGGTACAACCAGCAATTCGTCCTCCGCCGTTAATGTATCCGGCGTCGCGCGGGTCGGCAGCCTGATCGGAACGGTCACCGGCACGGTGACAAATTCCTGGGCCAGCGGCACTGCCAGGGCGACCGGATCGGGTGGCGGCGCCTTTGTCGGCGGCCTGATCGGCGAATTGACGGGTGGTACCGTCAGCAATTCCTACGCCACCGGCACGGCGACACTCGCCAGCACTGGTAACAACGGCAGCGCGGGCGGACTGGTCGGGAACGTCGCGTCGAACAGCCTTGTCAATAATTCCTACGCCACCGGCCGTGTGTCGAGCAATTCGATCAACGGCAATGTCGGTGCTGGCGGGCTGGTCGGCACGCTCAACGCGAGCCGCATCCAGAACGCCTATGCGACTGGCGCCGTCGCCGGAGGCCAGAATGTCGGCGGTCTGGTCGGTAACGTGATCGGCGCGTCCAGTTCGATCAACGGCGCCTATGCCGCTGGCGAAGTATCGACATCGATGGTGGGCTACCAGGTCGGCGGCGTGGTCGCCCGGCTGGTCGCCGGCTCGGTCGCCAATGCCTACTGGGACAACTATTCGACGCGGCAAAACAACGCCTTCACCACAGCCACCGGCACCGCGAGCAACGTGTCCGCGATCACTTCAGATCCGAACCAGTCGGGCGCGGCGAACTATGCCTACAAGGCAGGCGCCTATGCCAATCTTGCGGCGGCGGCCGGTATCGGCACCGCGACCCCGACCGGCTTCGTGTTCCTGGCGGGCAATTCGACGCGGCCGTTCCTTGCCTTCGAAGTGCCGACCAGCTTCACCACGACAACGGATGCCGGCGGGCGTCTGCTGATCTCCAACAGCCACCAGTTGCAGTTGATCGGCTATGATCAGGCGCGCCTGTCGGGCAGCTACAGCCTGGCCGGCACTATCGACCTGGCTGAAACCGGTGCGGTCGTCGCGGGGACCCCGGGCTCCTATTCGGGCATGTGGTCCAGCGCCGGCTTCGTGCCGATCGGTACCGATGGCCTCGGCAATGTCTGGAACGGCACCGGCCATGCCCTGCTCGCGAGCATCGCCAGCGGCACCTACGGCTTCACCGGTACGCTCGACGGCAACGGCTTCACGTTGTCCAACCTGCGCATCAACCGTTCCTCGATCAAGAATGTCGGGCTGTTCGGCCTGTCTTCGGGCACGCTGAGCAATCTCAATGTGAGCGGCAGCGTCAGCGGCCTGAACGGCGTCGGCGGGCTGGTCGGGATGCTCTATAATGGCGGCAGCGTCAGCGGGAGCAATAGCGCGGTCAACGTCACTGGCAACAATCTGGTCGGCGGCCTGGTCGGCAACCAGAATGACGGATCGAGCATCACCCGAAGCAGCGCCAGCGGCACGGTCAGCGGCGTCAACAATGTCGGCGGACTGGTCGGCTATGCTTCGGGCGCGACGATCACGCGGTCGTTCGCGACCGGCACCGTGGCGGGCACCAACTATGTCGGCGGGCTGATCGGCTATCAGTATAATTCGACCACTGCCAACAGCTATACCACCGGTCAGGTCGGTGCATCGACCAATACCGCGGGCGGGCTGATCGGCTATCTCTATGGCGGCAGCCTGACCAATAGCTATTCGACCGGGCTGGTGATCGGCCCGCGAGGCGCAGGTGGACTGATCGGGCAGGGGACGAACGGCGCAACCGTCACGAGTTCCTACTGGAGTATCCTGACCAGCGGGCAGGCGACCAGTGCCGGAGGCACCGGCCTGACCACGACGCAGATGCAGTCCCCCCTCAGCTATGCCGGGTGGGACTTTGTCACGATCTGGAATGCTCCCGTCGCTAGCGCCCCTCCGGCACTCCGCCCCTGA
- a CDS encoding phosphatase PAP2 family protein, with protein sequence MRTTLLLAAWLALTATSQAADTGPYLAPDRVPDGVAILPPPPAPGSAAARADHAIFVATRTLRGTPRWRLATEDVSNAPLDRYACALGMKLTPASAPALTRLLDRAGTGDLVNPVKQHYRVPRPYLGTDSPICEPRTAHLAGNGDYPSGHAANGWLEGLILAELAPERATAILARARAYGESRAVCGSHSASAVQAGWMAGSAMFAMLGGAPGFQRDLKAARDELVSIGSNVPAPDPGQCKAEQVALAARPW encoded by the coding sequence ATGCGCACCACCTTGCTGCTCGCCGCATGGCTGGCGCTGACCGCGACGAGCCAGGCCGCCGATACCGGCCCCTATCTGGCGCCCGACCGAGTGCCCGACGGGGTGGCGATCCTGCCGCCACCGCCCGCCCCCGGCAGCGCCGCCGCGCGCGCCGACCACGCGATCTTCGTCGCCACGCGCACGTTGCGGGGCACGCCGCGCTGGCGGCTCGCGACCGAGGACGTCAGCAACGCTCCGCTCGACCGCTATGCCTGCGCGCTCGGCATGAAGCTCACACCGGCGAGTGCCCCGGCGCTGACCCGCCTGCTCGACCGGGCGGGCACCGGCGACCTGGTGAACCCGGTGAAGCAACATTACCGGGTGCCCCGCCCCTATCTCGGCACCGACTCGCCGATCTGCGAGCCCAGGACAGCGCATCTCGCCGGGAATGGCGACTATCCCTCCGGCCATGCTGCGAACGGCTGGCTCGAGGGACTGATCCTGGCCGAACTGGCGCCTGAACGCGCGACGGCGATCCTCGCCCGGGCCCGGGCCTATGGCGAGAGTCGCGCGGTATGCGGCTCGCATTCGGCGAGCGCGGTACAAGCAGGCTGGATGGCGGGATCGGCGATGTTCGCCATGCTCGGCGGTGCTCCCGGCTTCCAGCGCGACCTGAAGGCAGCTCGTGACGAGCTGGTCTCGATCGGCTCAAATGTGCCCGCGCCCGATCCGGGGCAATGCAAAGCTGAACAGGTGGCACTGGCCGCACGGCCCTGGTGA
- a CDS encoding UTRA domain-containing protein produces MRSELELTPIAKGDTADGPQYLALRDQIALGIEMGKLAPGSKLPSERQFQGDSGAARGTIREALFQLEAEGLIYRRDRSGWFVSPPAVTYNPTRWSGFMTYVAEQGRIPATETLSKDLVPAPPAVADIFRTAPGTPLYNLHRRRSIDGRAVLVERIIVDPSMAPGLVDRSLDGSLTQILTGDYGLTVVRNRVDMRPCALVKFAADALGVKPGTPGLLVVRTSIAADGRVVEYDQEYWRHDAIRVHVDLDVRG; encoded by the coding sequence ATGCGAAGCGAACTCGAACTCACTCCGATCGCCAAGGGCGACACCGCGGATGGTCCGCAATATCTGGCGCTACGCGACCAGATCGCGCTCGGCATCGAGATGGGCAAGCTCGCACCGGGATCGAAGCTGCCGTCCGAGCGTCAGTTCCAGGGGGACAGCGGAGCGGCACGCGGCACCATCCGCGAGGCCCTGTTCCAGCTCGAGGCCGAAGGGCTGATCTACCGGCGCGACCGCAGCGGCTGGTTCGTCTCCCCGCCGGCGGTGACGTACAATCCCACGCGCTGGTCGGGCTTCATGACCTATGTCGCTGAGCAGGGGCGAATTCCGGCGACCGAGACGCTGAGCAAGGATCTGGTGCCCGCGCCGCCCGCGGTTGCCGATATCTTCCGCACCGCGCCCGGCACGCCGCTCTACAACCTTCATCGCCGCCGCTCGATCGACGGCCGCGCCGTACTGGTCGAACGGATCATCGTCGATCCGTCCATGGCGCCCGGCCTCGTCGATCGTTCGCTCGACGGCTCGCTCACCCAGATCCTCACCGGCGACTATGGTCTTACGGTGGTGCGCAACCGGGTCGACATGCGGCCCTGCGCACTGGTCAAGTTCGCCGCCGACGCTCTGGGGGTGAAGCCCGGCACGCCGGGCCTGCTGGTGGTGCGCACCAGCATCGCGGCGGACGGGCGCGTGGTGGAATATGATCAGGAATATTGGCGGCACGACGCGATCCGCGTGCATGTCGATCTCGACGTCCGGGGGTGA
- a CDS encoding GntR family transcriptional regulator encodes MVPVPTLVAWAHEHLPSTLVTMEIAPGTWIGIDAVARKLGISQTPIREALSRLEAEKPV; translated from the coding sequence GTGGTTCCGGTTCCGACCCTTGTCGCCTGGGCGCATGAGCATCTCCCGTCGACGCTGGTTACCATGGAGATCGCACCGGGGACCTGGATCGGCATCGACGCGGTCGCGCGCAAGCTCGGCATTTCGCAGACCCCGATCCGGGAAGCGCTGAGTCGACTGGAGGCCGAGAAGCCCGTCTGA
- a CDS encoding phospholipase C, phosphocholine-specific: protein MDRTTRRHFLRMAGAGAAGSILPNLIDRALAIPANKRTGSIRDVEHIVIHMQENRSFDHYLGMLNGVRGFGDPRPLRLPGGRSVWAQPSEQHPDGYVLPFHGDSKTTRSFKVDGADQSHQENVHIFNRGRYDRWGHNGALQNRMLHYTASDLPFYYALADAFTVCDAYHCSTMTQTYPNRMHLFTGCNGGGTVGGDPEMSNYGEDETPSADMAEDRTLRDGAYRWTTYPERLQAAGIAWKVYQEYDNFGDNLLSIFPPFRPAPRESELYRRGRSWVSEHKEGADRKRSDGEQLVAAFRRDVETGKLPQVSWIVTAADLSEHPTAEPSRGEHVTAKLIEALVDNPEVFAKTVFILNYDEAGGFYDHAPPPVPPVGDYRGHSTVPLNGETKDYGALDAQAPGKHPIGLGIRTPAIIVSPWSRGGFVCSELFDHTSVLQFVEKRFGVQEPNISAWRRSVCGDLISVFDFSESDRAAALKLPTTDDFRERIAQSLAGPVNMIPPTQAPATQMPGQRPHRPLPYKLDVIAGVTPERRLRIEMINRGAVGAAFTVHDNSDAQEPWHYTIGAGDRFASEQWHDAGPLAAYDLTLRGPNGLWRRFAGSLAVQAPRAEVVLLQRPSEGELELLLRNGGSEPMVFAIALDGHYPAQGARTRRISVAPGKQVGDIWRLATSDHWYDLTVTLVDDAAFLRRFAGKVETGHAGRTDPGIGPMRVTA from the coding sequence ATGGATCGGACGACGAGACGGCATTTTCTGCGCATGGCGGGCGCGGGCGCGGCCGGATCGATTCTCCCGAACCTGATCGACCGGGCGCTCGCGATCCCGGCGAACAAGCGGACCGGCTCAATCCGGGATGTCGAGCATATCGTGATCCACATGCAGGAGAACCGCTCCTTCGACCATTATCTCGGCATGTTGAACGGCGTGCGCGGCTTCGGCGACCCGCGGCCGCTGCGACTGCCGGGCGGGCGCAGCGTATGGGCACAGCCGTCGGAGCAGCATCCCGATGGCTATGTCCTGCCTTTCCACGGCGATTCGAAGACGACGCGCTCGTTCAAGGTCGATGGCGCCGACCAGTCGCACCAGGAGAATGTCCATATCTTCAATCGCGGCCGTTACGACCGCTGGGGACATAACGGCGCGCTCCAGAACCGGATGCTTCACTATACCGCGAGCGACCTGCCCTTCTATTACGCGCTCGCCGACGCCTTCACCGTGTGCGACGCCTATCACTGCTCGACGATGACCCAGACTTATCCCAACCGGATGCATCTGTTCACCGGGTGCAACGGCGGCGGCACGGTGGGCGGCGATCCAGAGATGAGCAACTATGGCGAGGACGAGACGCCGAGCGCCGACATGGCCGAAGACCGGACGCTGCGCGACGGGGCCTATCGCTGGACCACCTATCCCGAACGGCTCCAGGCGGCGGGGATCGCCTGGAAGGTCTATCAGGAATACGACAATTTCGGCGACAATCTCCTGTCGATCTTCCCGCCCTTCCGCCCGGCCCCCAGGGAGTCAGAGCTGTATCGCCGCGGCCGTTCCTGGGTGAGCGAGCATAAGGAGGGCGCGGATCGCAAGCGCTCCGATGGCGAACAACTCGTCGCGGCATTCCGCCGCGACGTGGAGACGGGCAAGCTACCGCAGGTCTCGTGGATCGTCACCGCCGCCGATCTGTCCGAACATCCGACGGCCGAGCCTTCCAGGGGAGAACATGTCACCGCCAAGCTGATCGAGGCGCTGGTCGACAATCCGGAGGTGTTCGCCAAGACCGTGTTCATCCTCAACTATGACGAGGCTGGCGGCTTTTACGATCACGCGCCGCCGCCGGTACCCCCGGTGGGCGATTATCGCGGCCACAGCACGGTGCCGCTCAATGGCGAGACCAAGGACTATGGCGCGCTTGACGCCCAGGCCCCGGGCAAGCACCCGATCGGGCTCGGCATCCGCACGCCGGCGATCATCGTCTCGCCCTGGAGCCGCGGCGGCTTCGTCTGTTCGGAGCTGTTCGACCACACATCGGTGCTCCAGTTCGTCGAGAAACGCTTCGGCGTGCAGGAGCCCAATATCAGCGCATGGCGGCGGTCGGTGTGCGGCGACCTGATATCGGTATTCGACTTCAGCGAATCGGATCGCGCCGCCGCGCTCAAATTGCCGACCACCGACGATTTCCGCGAGCGCATCGCGCAATCTCTCGCGGGGCCGGTCAACATGATTCCCCCGACGCAGGCGCCTGCCACCCAGATGCCGGGCCAGCGCCCGCATCGTCCGCTGCCCTACAAGCTCGACGTGATCGCAGGCGTGACACCCGAGCGGCGCCTGCGAATCGAGATGATCAACCGCGGTGCCGTCGGGGCGGCCTTCACCGTGCACGACAACAGCGATGCGCAGGAACCCTGGCACTATACGATCGGCGCGGGCGACCGTTTCGCCAGCGAGCAATGGCACGATGCCGGGCCGCTCGCCGCCTATGACCTGACGCTGCGGGGCCCGAACGGCCTGTGGCGCCGCTTCGCCGGATCGCTCGCAGTGCAGGCGCCCCGTGCCGAGGTGGTCCTGCTCCAGCGTCCGTCGGAGGGCGAACTCGAGTTGCTGCTGCGCAACGGCGGCAGCGAGCCCATGGTCTTCGCGATCGCGCTCGACGGACATTATCCCGCGCAAGGCGCGCGGACACGCCGCATTTCCGTGGCGCCGGGCAAGCAGGTCGGCGACATCTGGCGGCTCGCGACCAGCGACCATTGGTACGATCTCACCGTCACATTGGTGGACGACGCTGCGTTCCTTCGCCGCTTCGCCGGCAAGGTCGAAACCGGGCACGCCGGGCGCACCGATCCCGGCATCGGCCCGATGCGCGTCACGGCCTGA
- a CDS encoding phosphohydrolase — MTANVIDRIFELFNRFGTLYYGEDATQLQHALQVAELARRNRCSDMMIAAALLHDVGQFMDDAGSAAETLGIDARHEISGSSFLGAYFPRGVTEPVRLHVAAKRYLCAIDPAYLTGLSSASAISLELQGGPMSADEVRAFEAEPFFADAVTLRRFDDMGKHPDWRPPDLASYRPLLESLLMANT; from the coding sequence ATGACCGCGAACGTCATCGACCGGATTTTCGAGCTCTTCAATCGTTTCGGAACGCTCTATTATGGCGAGGACGCCACGCAGCTCCAGCACGCGCTCCAGGTGGCCGAGCTGGCGCGCCGCAATCGCTGTTCGGACATGATGATCGCCGCTGCGTTGTTGCACGATGTCGGTCAATTCATGGATGATGCCGGCAGCGCCGCCGAAACGCTCGGGATCGATGCACGGCATGAAATCTCCGGCTCTTCGTTTCTTGGCGCCTATTTCCCGCGCGGGGTCACCGAACCGGTCCGGCTCCATGTCGCCGCCAAGCGCTATCTGTGCGCGATCGATCCCGCCTATCTCACCGGACTCAGCAGTGCCTCGGCGATCAGCCTGGAACTGCAGGGCGGCCCGATGTCGGCCGATGAGGTGCGGGCGTTCGAAGCCGAGCCCTTTTTTGCCGACGCGGTGACGCTGCGCCGCTTCGACGATATGGGCAAACACCCCGACTGGCGCCCGCCCGATCTGGCCAGCTATCGCCCGCTGCTCGAATCGCTGCTCATGGCAAACACCTGA
- a CDS encoding POTRA domain-containing protein — translation MRRTRLILSAAGIAGFVTACPALSQSTAPSSITPPTLKPPPPVNDNATIIQQTEGLTAPKGAEGLTVLIEGIDAEGSFADVARETEAIVAQVVGRQVTLARLYAVASAIEAAHARAGYVLARVAVPPQQITNGGRFRILVIDGFIESIDVSAVPERVRHSVAARAAALTGRRHLKIGEIERPLLLAGETPGLTLTSTLTRGLEQGGTRLLLSGRQRITSGSLSVENGFAPALGRFGVTAQASLNSVFGLGEQIYGFAVGGYDLPGNFYGDAPVRVLGGGINLAPGEARFSINPEVTFSRTQPRTRPGVPTTRGNLRRLSLRGGFVVEKSRRQNLSLSGAIEQIRESNDAIEFGARLSLDRFMVGRLGATYSAALSGGGRVAASVQVSQGLGGLDSDALPAGVLPSRQGAATDFTKATLAYRLAMPIGAGFEFSLAATGQTSFGRPLFRSEQTALEGNDGLSAYVGGETAVDAGIVTRAQLARHFAFGRRKWLRLSPFLFGAAGKGWIERATAVERPDLTAVNLGAGLRGAIPKTGLGFSLEYARGVSAVKQFNDVDRVAISASTVF, via the coding sequence GTGCGGCGCACGCGTCTCATCCTGTCGGCCGCGGGTATCGCAGGCTTTGTCACCGCATGTCCGGCACTGTCGCAATCGACCGCGCCGAGTTCGATCACCCCACCGACCCTGAAGCCGCCACCGCCTGTCAACGACAATGCGACCATCATCCAACAGACCGAAGGGCTGACCGCCCCGAAGGGTGCCGAAGGCCTGACCGTGCTGATTGAAGGTATCGATGCCGAGGGCAGCTTTGCCGATGTAGCGCGGGAAACGGAGGCGATCGTCGCTCAGGTCGTCGGCCGTCAAGTAACGCTGGCTCGACTCTATGCCGTGGCGTCGGCCATTGAGGCGGCACATGCCCGGGCTGGCTATGTGCTGGCGCGCGTCGCAGTGCCGCCCCAGCAGATCACCAATGGCGGGCGCTTCCGTATCCTCGTGATCGACGGTTTCATCGAGAGTATCGATGTCTCCGCCGTGCCCGAGCGGGTCCGCCATAGCGTCGCGGCGCGGGCGGCGGCGCTGACCGGGCGACGCCACCTGAAGATCGGCGAGATCGAGCGCCCCCTGCTGCTGGCAGGCGAGACACCCGGCCTGACACTGACATCGACGCTGACGCGCGGCCTGGAACAGGGCGGCACCCGATTGCTGCTAAGCGGACGGCAAAGGATCACTTCGGGCAGCCTGTCAGTGGAGAACGGGTTTGCGCCTGCGTTGGGCCGGTTTGGCGTGACGGCCCAGGCGTCCCTCAATTCGGTCTTCGGGCTTGGCGAGCAGATCTACGGCTTCGCGGTTGGCGGATACGACCTGCCCGGGAATTTCTATGGGGACGCCCCGGTTCGCGTGCTGGGCGGTGGCATCAATCTCGCGCCCGGCGAAGCGCGTTTCTCGATCAATCCGGAAGTCACCTTTTCGCGCACCCAGCCGCGGACCCGGCCGGGCGTGCCGACAACGCGGGGCAATCTGCGTCGCCTGTCGCTGCGCGGCGGCTTCGTGGTCGAGAAGTCGCGCCGGCAAAATCTTTCACTGAGCGGCGCGATCGAACAGATTCGGGAATCGAATGACGCGATCGAGTTCGGCGCTCGCCTAAGTCTCGATCGCTTCATGGTCGGCCGGCTGGGCGCGACCTATTCAGCGGCCCTGTCCGGTGGCGGGAGGGTGGCGGCGTCGGTGCAGGTCAGCCAAGGGCTCGGGGGACTCGATAGCGATGCCTTGCCGGCCGGCGTGCTTCCCTCGCGACAGGGCGCGGCGACCGATTTCACCAAAGCGACACTGGCATACCGCCTCGCCATGCCCATCGGTGCCGGATTCGAATTCAGCCTTGCGGCCACGGGGCAGACATCGTTCGGCCGGCCGCTGTTCCGATCGGAACAGACGGCGCTTGAGGGAAACGATGGGCTGTCCGCCTATGTCGGCGGCGAAACGGCTGTCGATGCGGGGATCGTCACGCGGGCACAACTTGCGCGGCATTTCGCATTCGGCCGACGCAAATGGTTGCGACTATCGCCCTTTCTGTTCGGCGCTGCCGGCAAAGGCTGGATCGAGCGAGCGACGGCGGTCGAACGCCCAGACCTTACCGCAGTCAATCTGGGCGCTGGCCTCCGTGGCGCGATTCCCAAAACCGGACTGGGATTCTCGCTGGAATATGCGCGGGGTGTTTCTGCGGTGAAGCAGTTCAATGATGTGGATCGGGTCGCGATATCCGCTTCGACGGTTTTTTGA